Sequence from the Exiguobacterium aurantiacum genome:
CGCTTGTTTGGCAAGCTCTGTCTGCTCGTAACGCTTATCAGCCATCTGCTTGGCGTTATCTCGTTTCGTCGCAAGTTCCTCGAGCAATGCCTTCTGACGCTCGACGAGACGTTCGACCGACAACGCTTCCTTCTCAGCCCCGCGGATATGGCGGTTCAATTCAGCTTCCCCACTCGAGCGTGGAGCAGAACGTGGCCCCTCTTTATCTTGGAATTTCTTCATCTCTTTCGATAGTTCTTTCGTCAACTCGTTAGCTAAATCACGAAACTGGTCAAATGGTGTTTTCATCTTGATGTCCTCCTTTTGAATCTTAGCGACGGTTTACAAACTTCTGCCAAACTTGATCGAACGATTGAAAGCTGCTGCGGCTCGCACGCGACCCGTCCGCATTGAAAATCTCGACGTCTTGTTTTTGGTTAGCATACATCATATACCCTTTAAACAATACCCATGCCACTACAATCCCGATCAACGCCCAAATATTCGATAAAATTGTGATGATCCCGATCACGGCAAGCGCGCCGTAACCGATTTTTGCGCCGACATGTGTCACGGCCATGAATCTGACTCCAGCCCACAGTGCTAAGAGCGCCCCCAAACCGAACATGATCATGTTCGGTAAAAAGCCGATTAGAACGAGAACTAAAGAGATCGCGGCCACAATGAACAAGACTTGTTTCACCTGGCGATTCATCGATTATCCCTCCTCGTTAAGTACACTCTTATCATAATACGTTATTTTTTATGGCGCGACGAGCGGAAGGCCCGTTTTCCCTCGGTCTGTAGACTGAGATGATAGCGTTCCCAAATCGTGTGTTATACTAGACGCATCGAACAACGAAAGGATGATGTTTTATGAGCACCGTACAATTCGCAGTACACATCTTGTCAGCCAATCGGAGGGCGACTGTCCTCCATCATTAAAAGGGAGGATTCTATTTGAATCAAACAACAACAACGGGACGTGTCACGGCACAGTTCCAACATATGTACACGGTCACGACTGAAAACGCGAACTATACGTGTAGCGTCACCGGCAAATTCCGTCACGAGGCCGAAAGTGAGCGCGACTATCCGGTCATCGGTGACTTCGTCGAGTTCACCGTTCGCGAGCATGGTCAAGGCGTGATTCGACGTCTCCTTGAGCGGCGCACTGTCCTGTCACGGGCAGCGGCCGGCAACGAGACGCGCGAACAATTGATCTGCGCGAACGTCGACTTCATCTTAATCACGATGGCGTGCGGGCACGACTTCAATCTGCGCCGCCTCGAGCGCTATTCGCTCGCCGCATGGGAAACCGGCGCCACGCCGCTCATCGTCTTGACGAAATCAGACCAAGTCGACAATGCCGAGGCGCTCGTCGATGAGCTCGCTTTGACGGTGCCAGGGGTCGATGTCTTTCCCGTCAGTTCACTTACAGGCGATGGCGTCGAAGCGTTGCGAGCCGCACTGCCGAGCGGAAGCACGATTGTGCTCGTCGGTTCGTCCGGTGTCGGGAAATCGACGC
This genomic interval carries:
- a CDS encoding lmo0954 family membrane protein, with the translated sequence MNRQVKQVLFIVAAISLVLVLIGFLPNMIMFGLGALLALWAGVRFMAVTHVGAKIGYGALAVIGIITILSNIWALIGIVVAWVLFKGYMMYANQKQDVEIFNADGSRASRSSFQSFDQVWQKFVNRR
- the rsgA gene encoding ribosome small subunit-dependent GTPase A, giving the protein MNQTTTTGRVTAQFQHMYTVTTENANYTCSVTGKFRHEAESERDYPVIGDFVEFTVREHGQGVIRRLLERRTVLSRAAAGNETREQLICANVDFILITMACGHDFNLRRLERYSLAAWETGATPLIVLTKSDQVDNAEALVDELALTVPGVDVFPVSSLTGDGVEALRAALPSGSTIVLVGSSGVGKSTLTNALAGTSVAETQTVRESDERGKHTTTHRELFQIDDLFVIDTPGMREFGLWDGADHLDDTFRDIEALAETCQFRDCSHGNEPGCAVRAAITSGTLDAKRYQSFVKLERELRYAEKRQAEAARLAEKKKRKTKA